One window of Nitrospirota bacterium genomic DNA carries:
- a CDS encoding diguanylate cyclase — protein sequence MKDKGKTKEQLINELAQLRRRVVKLETFKARHGRVEKELQKTNERLHAVLKASPEAIVTLDNDGIVTMWNDAAERIFGWSKNEVIGKFNPIVPENKFEEFLSLRERVMKGESLHNVELRRQRKDSSPIDISISTTPLMDPKNKITGILAAITDITGRRKMEKKLRALSLKDDLTGLYNRRGFLTFARQQLKIANRRKEGVMLLFADLDGLKMINDGFGHKAGDLILTKTAALLKKVFRESDIIARIGGDEFVVFSIETPEIDIEIIKDRFERHVENYNVRRTHVFRLSISTGIVYYKPGCPYSIEDLLTQADTLMYEQKRQKQKP from the coding sequence ATGAAAGATAAAGGCAAGACAAAAGAACAGCTTATTAATGAACTGGCGCAGCTGCGGAGGCGTGTTGTCAAGCTGGAGACTTTTAAGGCCAGACATGGTCGTGTTGAGAAGGAACTGCAGAAGACCAATGAACGGCTGCATGCTGTCCTGAAAGCTTCGCCGGAAGCTATTGTGACACTCGACAATGACGGAATAGTCACAATGTGGAACGACGCTGCGGAGCGTATATTCGGCTGGAGCAAAAATGAAGTGATCGGAAAATTCAATCCGATAGTGCCTGAAAATAAATTTGAGGAATTCCTTTCATTGCGTGAAAGGGTGATGAAAGGTGAATCCCTGCACAATGTCGAGCTCAGGCGGCAGAGAAAGGACAGCTCCCCCATAGACATCAGCATATCAACGACGCCACTGATGGACCCGAAAAATAAGATAACCGGCATCCTTGCGGCAATCACGGACATCACCGGACGCAGGAAGATGGAGAAGAAGCTTCGCGCCCTGTCTCTCAAAGATGACCTCACCGGGCTATACAACCGGCGGGGTTTCCTGACCTTTGCCAGACAGCAGTTGAAGATCGCGAACCGCAGGAAAGAAGGGGTCATGCTTCTTTTTGCGGACCTCGACGGCCTGAAGATGATCAACGACGGCTTCGGGCACAAGGCGGGCGATCTCATTTTGACAAAGACAGCCGCGCTCCTCAAAAAAGTTTTTCGCGAGAGCGACATCATCGCCCGTATCGGCGGCGATGAATTTGTGGTGTTCTCAATTGAAACTCCAGAGATCGATATTGAAATAATCAAGGACCGTTTTGAAAGACACGTTGAGAATTACAATGTCAGAAGGACCCATGTATTCAGGCTCTCTATTAGCACCGGCATAGTATATTACAAACCCGGATGCCCTTATTCCATTGAAGACCTCCTGACACAAGCAGACACGCTCATGTACGAGCAGA